The proteins below are encoded in one region of Flavobacterium nackdongense:
- a CDS encoding esterase family protein, which translates to MKEEYFKWYSPNLSREIEMLVFGHAGYPVILFPTSMGSYHENKDMGLIESAKWYIDQGLVQIFCPASIDKDSFYNKQIHPVHRIQNHTWYDKMICHEIVEKVKDNTYSGKVVVAGCSFGGYHAANFAFRHPGYVSHLFSMGGAFNIKSFMDGYHDDNVFYNSPEDYLYGLNDHELWNMDICLGTSNWDICYDANLKLSKVLSNRNIHHWLDVRPDRDHDWPVWKEMFPHYLSRIKFF; encoded by the coding sequence AATGGTACTCCCCCAATTTAAGTAGAGAAATAGAAATGCTCGTTTTTGGTCACGCTGGCTATCCGGTAATTCTTTTTCCAACTTCGATGGGAAGCTATCACGAGAACAAGGATATGGGTTTGATTGAGTCCGCCAAATGGTATATCGATCAAGGATTAGTCCAAATATTTTGCCCAGCAAGTATCGACAAAGACAGTTTTTACAACAAGCAAATTCATCCTGTACACCGGATTCAAAATCATACTTGGTACGATAAAATGATTTGTCACGAAATTGTCGAAAAAGTGAAAGACAATACCTATTCAGGTAAAGTAGTTGTTGCCGGTTGCAGTTTTGGTGGCTATCACGCCGCTAATTTTGCTTTTCGGCATCCAGGTTATGTCAGTCATCTTTTTTCTATGGGAGGTGCCTTCAATATCAAAAGTTTTATGGATGGATACCACGATGATAACGTTTTTTACAACAGTCCCGAAGATTATTTATACGGTTTGAACGACCACGAATTGTGGAATATGGACATTTGTTTAGGGACATCCAACTGGGATATTTGCTATGATGCCAATCTTAAATTGAGTAAAGTTTTGAGCAATCGCAACATTCATCATTGGCTTGATGTTCGACCAGACCGAGATCACGATTGGCCCGTTTGGAA